GTGCAGGTTGCTGATACCCTGCTGCTTGCGCCAGATTTGGTCTTGATGGTCCATATGAACTGATTATCGGATGTTAGCAGGTGTTTATGCAGCAATGGGTCGATGGTGGTGGGGAGGATGACCGTAATCGCTGTTGTCGTTACCTGGGGCGTGACTATTGCCATTGTCAAAATGGGTCCGGTTTGTTTTGTGGGGTAGGCAGCCAACTATATCGCCCATGTTTTAAATTGCGCACAATCTGACACGCTGGGCCTGACAGGGGCCAGCCGATTTCTGGTCCCTGTGAGGTGTGTTTAAGCTTGACACCCTCGTCGGCAAAAATGCAGCATGAACCCCTTACGCAACTTTAAAAATGGAGCTCCGCGCTATGGCTGACAGGTCGCTCGATTATTTTTCCACCACCCTGGAGAAGGGGATGCGGATCCTTAACCTGTTTGATGAAGAGCATTCTCACTGGAGCCAGAAGCATATCGCCGAAGCGCTGGAGCTCAATACCACCTCGACCTATCGCTTCATCAACACCTTTGTCGAAATGGGCTATCTGGTCAAGGACGAGAAATCCAGGCAGGTCAGGCTCGGGCCGATGTCGATTGCCCTTGGGCACCGGCTGCTGCGTGCCTATGATCTGCGGCGCATCATTACCCCGCTGATTGAGGAGACCAGTCGGAAGTATAATCTGAGCATCGACGTTGCGATTTTTGTGCAGAATGCCATGGTGATGGTGTGCCGCTGCGAGTTGCCGAATACCCTGACCTTTCACCAGCCGGTCAGCGCTCAGGAGCTTTACTGCACCGCGATTGGTAAGGTGTTTCTGGCCCATCTGCCGGCGCCGGACTTCGAGCAGGCCCTCGAGCGGCAATCCTTTCTGGTCCGCACCCAGAATACCATCAGCGACCGCTCGCAGCTCCTTGCTCATCTGGCCGAGGTGCGGGTCAACGGCTACGCGGTGAATAATGAAGAATACATTCGCGGGTTGCTCTCGATCGGGGCGCCGATCTTCAATCCGGCAACGGGTCGGGTTGTGGGCGGGATCTCCTTTGACTCCACCACGGTGGAGACTTCGCTGCCGTGCCTGGTCGACAGTTATATCCATATTCTGACAACACTGGCCGCACGTGTCACTGCGATGATGCCAGCTTCCTGAGACGGCCCCTCTTTTTTTTGCAATTCCCCACAGTTAAACAAACGTCTTTCTAAGTCTAACTATGAAAAAGCGCCTGAAAATCAGGCGCTTTTTATTTTTTATGGTCGGATGTTTTTTATTCTTGACTGGAATAGAACACCGGTGTATCTGTAATTATCGTTTATCGTAACTTGATTACGATAAACGTAATCTAAATAGGTCAGGTTCCGTAGCGCTATGAGAAGAGAAAGAGAAACCGATGCAACCAGC
Above is a genomic segment from Geopsychrobacter electrodiphilus DSM 16401 containing:
- a CDS encoding IclR family transcriptional regulator, translated to MADRSLDYFSTTLEKGMRILNLFDEEHSHWSQKHIAEALELNTTSTYRFINTFVEMGYLVKDEKSRQVRLGPMSIALGHRLLRAYDLRRIITPLIEETSRKYNLSIDVAIFVQNAMVMVCRCELPNTLTFHQPVSAQELYCTAIGKVFLAHLPAPDFEQALERQSFLVRTQNTISDRSQLLAHLAEVRVNGYAVNNEEYIRGLLSIGAPIFNPATGRVVGGISFDSTTVETSLPCLVDSYIHILTTLAARVTAMMPAS